The stretch of DNA GCTGGTAGAGCACAAGCTTCCCAAGCTTGGGGTCGCGGGTTCAAACCCCGTTGCCCGCTCCAGTAGTTGATGAGCAAGGGTGCGGGGTTTACGGTAACTGTTTAGAATAAATCCCGGCCAAAGCTGCAGGTTTATTTTTGTGAACCTGTTAGTGGAAGGCGCCTTGCAGGCGGGAAGTAGGTTTGTAGGGCGAGAGTGAACGCTTTCAGACTTAAAGAGGAAAGAGCGCACTCTGAAGCTTAGAAACAGCTCAGTTCATCTTGGCCGGCCCTTGAGATAGCAGAAAGGTGTCAACTATTGAAAGTGGGTTTCGTAACCCGCTTTCTTTTTGGCGGGTTGAATGAAAGACGAAATCCAAAAGGTGATTCAGGCGGTGGAAACCTTGGCCGGGCCAGCATTGGAGGCCCAAGGTTTCGATTTGATTGAAGTTCAGTACCGCCGGGAAAGAGGGGGTTGGGTCCTGCGTCTCTTTGTTGATCGAGCCTTTGAAACGGAACCATCTGCTGGAGTCCAGACTCCCGGCTCAGGGGTGACGCTTGATGACTGTGTTACTATCAGCAAGGAGATCGGGCGCCTGCTTGAGGCGCATGATGTTATCCCGGGGCCATATAACCTCGAGGTTTCTTCACCGGGGCTGGATCGGCCTTTAAAAAAGCTGGCTGACTTCGTTCACTTCACCGGTCGTCTCGTTCGAGTCAAGACGAAATCTCCTGTTAACGGGCAGAGAAAAATCAAGGGGCGGCTTCTGGGTCTTGAGAATGGACTGATTAAGTTGGAGGTCAACGGCCAGGCCTTCGAAGTTCGGTTGGATGAGACTGAAGGAGTCGTCCTGGAGCCGGAAGTGAATTGGGGCCGTGCATGATAAAGGTTAATAAAACCGTTTATTAGGGAGAAAAAAATGAGTTCCGATTTAGGACGTGTCATTGATCAGATCAGCCGGGATAAAGGCATTGATCGCCTGATCCTGATCGAAACACTTGAAGAGGCTATCAAGTCCGCCGTGAAAAAGAAGTTTGGTCTGGCCGACAACTTTGAGGTCAACTTCAATGAGGAATTTGGCGAGGTGGAGGTCTTCCAGTTCAAGGAGGTCGTGGAGAAGGTCACTGACGATAAACTCCAGATCGCTGTGGAAGACGCACGGCAGCTTGATATCGAGTCCCAGATTGGGGACGAACTGGGTGTCAAAATGGATACTGAAGAATTCGGCCGTATTGCCGCCCAGTCAGCAAAGCAGGTTATCATTCAGCGTATGAAAGACGCTGAGCGTGACATCATTTATGAGGATTATAAAGACCGTCAGGGCGAGATCATCAACGGCATTGTCCAGCGTTTTGATAAAGGCAATATTATCGTTAACTTAGGTCGAACGGACGCCCTTCTCGCCATCAGTGAACAGGTCCCGAAGGAAAATTACAGGCAGGGCGACCGTGTTCGAGCCCTCATTTTAGAAGTGAAGCAGATCACACGCGGCCCGCAGATAATTCTTTCCCGCACCCACCCCGATTTTCTGAAGGCCCTTTTTGAGATGGAGGTGCCTGAGATATCCGAAAGTATTGTGCGCATCGTGGCGGTGACACGGGAACCAGGCAGCCGCTCCAAGATAGCTGTTGTTTCCGATGACAAGGACATTGATCCGGTCGGGGCCTGTGTTGGGATCAGGGGTTCCCGGGTCCAGAGTGTGGTCCAGGAGCTGCGGGGAGAAAAGATTGATATCATCCCTTATAACCCCGACCCTGCCCGTTTCATTGTCAATGCCTTGGCCCCCGCGGTTGTTACCCGGGTCATCGTGGATGAACTCAATCGCACCA from Deltaproteobacteria bacterium encodes:
- a CDS encoding ribosome maturation factor RimP translates to MKDEIQKVIQAVETLAGPALEAQGFDLIEVQYRRERGGWVLRLFVDRAFETEPSAGVQTPGSGVTLDDCVTISKEIGRLLEAHDVIPGPYNLEVSSPGLDRPLKKLADFVHFTGRLVRVKTKSPVNGQRKIKGRLLGLENGLIKLEVNGQAFEVRLDETEGVVLEPEVNWGRA
- the nusA gene encoding transcription termination/antitermination protein NusA; translated protein: MSSDLGRVIDQISRDKGIDRLILIETLEEAIKSAVKKKFGLADNFEVNFNEEFGEVEVFQFKEVVEKVTDDKLQIAVEDARQLDIESQIGDELGVKMDTEEFGRIAAQSAKQVIIQRMKDAERDIIYEDYKDRQGEIINGIVQRFDKGNIIVNLGRTDALLAISEQVPKENYRQGDRVRALILEVKQITRGPQIILSRTHPDFLKALFEMEVPEISESIVRIVAVTREPGSRSKIAVVSDDKDIDPVGACVGIRGSRVQSVVQELRGEKIDIIPYNPDPARFIVNALAPAVVTRVIVDELNRTMEVVVPDEQLSLAIGRKGQNVRLASKLSGWRIDVKNEIKYERMLKEGYQTLLNLPQIDEKMADALYEAGYTSVFDLLTSSPEELQQVPELDETNPEEIIEAARIYIDNAKIEEAEGDEEPAGDESVSAMDESAETTEEASEAAEDAEAAPPLTELSEGSSPSVEMPTQTTEESEKGLENKEESG